In Flavobacterium sp. CBA20B-1, one DNA window encodes the following:
- a CDS encoding alpha/beta fold hydrolase: protein MDVTTSEETVFIQTSKLYYKKWSVENPLKTIVLLHDSLGCTVLWREWPEELAMALNCNVISYDRRGYGNSENYTVKRPIDYLEQEAVILNDLLQYWQVEQPVLFGFSDGASVATIYAGMYPQNTTLLIVEGVHVLIEKETLQGVREAEEMLHNTQIAKALQKYHGDKVYDLYYAWTKTWLSSAHQSWNIEHFIPRITVPILVIQGELDEFGSMNQVNAFDKASGIVQKCIVSGAKHTAHKEEKAFVFSTITQFVNTHIHEKMD, encoded by the coding sequence ATGGATGTAACAACGAGTGAAGAAACCGTTTTTATACAAACATCAAAGCTTTATTACAAGAAATGGTCGGTTGAAAACCCACTAAAAACCATTGTTTTATTGCACGATTCGCTAGGTTGTACCGTTTTGTGGAGAGAATGGCCAGAGGAATTGGCAATGGCTTTGAATTGTAATGTGATTTCTTATGACCGACGAGGTTACGGCAATTCGGAAAATTATACCGTAAAACGACCTATAGATTATCTAGAACAAGAAGCGGTTATTCTGAATGATTTGTTGCAGTATTGGCAAGTGGAACAACCTGTTTTGTTTGGTTTTTCAGATGGAGCATCGGTGGCAACAATTTATGCCGGAATGTATCCACAGAATACAACATTGTTGATTGTTGAAGGAGTTCACGTGCTGATTGAAAAAGAAACTTTGCAAGGTGTTCGCGAAGCAGAAGAAATGTTACACAACACACAAATTGCAAAGGCTTTACAAAAATACCACGGCGATAAAGTATATGATTTATACTACGCGTGGACCAAAACTTGGCTTTCTAGTGCGCATCAAAGTTGGAATATCGAGCATTTTATTCCCCGTATCACCGTTCCAATTTTGGTTATTCAAGGCGAATTAGATGAATTTGGTTCTATGAATCAGGTCAATGCATTTGATAAGGCTTCGGGAATTGTTCAAAAATGTATTGTTTCAGGTGCCAAACACACCGCACATAAAGAAGAAAAAGCATTTGTTTTTTCTACTATCACTCAATTTGTAAACACACATATTCATGAAAAAATGGATTAA
- a CDS encoding PH domain-containing protein, whose protein sequence is MSQKTNYNFSQPNKLDRKALFLVLATSLWTVVRASWPILAIMFVRKGEKSWYLLAGIAVITFFTFLRKLVDFFYFSYEVVHNELIIKKGWLSKSTTVVSLDKIHEVNLNQKFVHKLVGLYLISIDTAGSSKTEIEINGVDYKKALAFKEVITNYESTEVLTTHSFDTDESPEEETKKQANTISNTINIGLPSLIKIGLTRNYFQTLGLMIAISFQIIDQLQDLFYLDDNSTVYDDIFDASYEQYIGFVGLLMILALIVLIVLFNLGRTLLTYYNYQINFKKQNITASYGLTDSHIVSVKSSKVQMFLFQQNYFQRLMNLFEVKIKQVASTEDNKNKKGLIVPGANYLELNALFQVIFSKNLIDNQHYFKPNKRVLLLKMLWLCLPVFIAMGVLYATDSLYYSWVVVLAFFAIYLLMYLGYKNEKLMYQDDFIVLKKGVWDIATINLPIYKIQKVSISQSYFQEKNQIGSLILHTAGGTVTLFYYDFTLLQQMANEILYKIEKNKHSWM, encoded by the coding sequence ATGAGTCAGAAAACGAACTATAATTTTAGTCAACCCAATAAATTAGACCGCAAAGCCTTGTTTTTGGTATTAGCAACCTCTTTGTGGACTGTTGTTCGGGCATCGTGGCCCATTTTAGCCATCATGTTTGTTAGAAAAGGAGAAAAAAGCTGGTATTTATTGGCGGGAATTGCAGTAATTACGTTTTTTACTTTTCTAAGAAAATTGGTCGATTTTTTTTATTTTTCGTATGAAGTTGTTCATAATGAATTAATTATAAAAAAAGGCTGGCTAAGCAAATCAACTACAGTTGTGAGTTTAGATAAAATTCACGAAGTAAATTTAAACCAGAAATTCGTACATAAATTAGTTGGTTTATATTTGATAAGTATTGACACAGCCGGAAGCTCTAAAACCGAAATCGAAATCAATGGTGTTGATTATAAAAAAGCTTTAGCATTTAAAGAAGTAATTACAAACTACGAATCAACCGAAGTGTTAACAACTCATAGTTTTGATACGGATGAATCACCTGAAGAAGAAACAAAAAAGCAAGCTAATACAATATCAAACACCATAAATATTGGTTTGCCAAGTCTTATAAAAATTGGTCTAACACGCAATTATTTCCAAACGTTGGGTTTAATGATTGCCATTTCTTTTCAAATTATAGACCAATTGCAAGATCTTTTTTACTTAGATGACAACTCCACGGTTTACGATGATATTTTTGATGCTTCCTATGAGCAATATATTGGTTTTGTGGGTCTTCTCATGATTTTAGCGCTCATTGTGTTAATTGTTCTTTTTAATTTAGGACGCACCTTGCTCACTTATTACAATTACCAAATCAATTTTAAAAAACAAAACATCACAGCATCTTATGGTTTGACCGATTCGCATATTGTATCCGTAAAATCAAGCAAGGTGCAAATGTTTTTATTTCAGCAAAATTATTTTCAAAGGCTCATGAATCTCTTTGAAGTAAAAATAAAACAAGTTGCATCAACAGAAGATAATAAAAACAAAAAAGGATTGATTGTTCCTGGAGCTAACTATTTAGAATTAAACGCATTATTTCAAGTTATTTTTAGCAAAAATTTGATAGATAACCAGCATTATTTCAAACCGAATAAACGGGTTTTGCTTTTAAAAATGTTGTGGTTGTGTTTACCAGTTTTCATTGCTATGGGAGTGTTGTATGCAACCGATTCTTTGTATTATTCATGGGTGGTGGTTCTTGCTTTTTTTGCAATTTATCTATTGATGTATCTGGGCTACAAAAACGAAAAATTGATGTATCAAGATGATTTTATTGTTCTAAAAAAAGGTGTTTGGGATATTGCTACCATTAATCTGCCTATCTATAAAATTCAAAAAGTTTCTATTTCACAAAGTTATTTTCAAGAAAAAAATCAAATAGGTTCACTAATTTTGCATACTGCCGGCGGAACGGTAACGTTGTTTTATTATGATTTTACACTGTTGCAACAAATGGCAAATGAAATTCTTTACAAAATAGAAAAAAATAAACATTCATGGATGTAA
- a CDS encoding substrate-binding domain-containing protein, with product MKTVRIVGVPEHFNFPWQLSIDEGMFNEIGIDLQWTDIPEGTGKMCKMLRKNETDLAVILTEGILKDIANGNESVILQTYVQSPLQWGIHVNAKSNYHTVDDLYGKKAAISRYGSGSELMTYVNAANQKWSFDSLSFEIINTLSGAVEALTNNTADYFMWDRFMTQPIVYQGVFRRIGVCPTPWPCFMIVARKDFYNQNKALVNNLIETINQTTAEFKMIPSIDKTLASVFNQKLEDIQQWLQITKWSQKKPTETQFNQIIADLIQFKIINQPLSYSEVVV from the coding sequence ATGAAAACCGTTAGAATTGTTGGCGTACCCGAACATTTTAATTTTCCTTGGCAATTATCGATTGATGAAGGAATGTTTAATGAAATAGGTATTGATTTACAATGGACAGATATACCCGAAGGCACAGGAAAAATGTGTAAAATGTTGCGCAAAAATGAAACCGATTTAGCCGTGATTTTAACCGAAGGAATTTTAAAAGACATTGCCAATGGAAACGAGTCGGTTATTTTGCAAACCTACGTGCAGTCGCCTTTGCAATGGGGAATTCACGTAAATGCGAAGAGCAATTACCATACGGTTGATGATTTGTATGGAAAAAAGGCAGCCATTTCACGCTATGGTTCTGGTTCTGAATTGATGACTTATGTGAATGCAGCCAATCAAAAATGGAGTTTCGATTCCCTGTCATTCGAAATAATTAACACCTTAAGCGGTGCTGTTGAAGCATTAACCAACAACACAGCCGATTATTTTATGTGGGATCGTTTTATGACGCAACCCATTGTTTATCAAGGTGTTTTTAGAAGAATTGGTGTGTGCCCCACTCCCTGGCCATGTTTTATGATTGTTGCCCGCAAAGATTTTTACAACCAAAACAAAGCTTTGGTAAACAATTTGATAGAAACCATAAATCAAACCACGGCCGAGTTTAAAATGATACCGAGTATCGATAAAACCTTGGCAAGTGTTTTCAACCAAAAATTAGAAGATATTCAGCAATGGTTGCAAATAACCAAATGGTCGCAAAAAAAACCAACAGAAACGCAATTTAATCAAATTATTGCCGATTTAATACAGTTTAAAATTATAAACCAACCATTGAGTTATTCTGAAGTTGTTGTTTAA
- a CDS encoding translation initiation factor, whose product MAKKISSLEDLGGFVFSTNKDFDLEQNSENEETLAPNEQLLEAHLDKKNRGGKVATVIKGFVGSADDLKVLAKELKNLCGVGGSAKDGEIIIQGNFRDKIMDYLKNEGYKVKRVGG is encoded by the coding sequence ATGGCAAAAAAAATATCGAGTTTAGAAGATTTAGGTGGATTTGTTTTTTCAACCAATAAAGATTTCGATTTAGAACAAAATTCTGAAAACGAAGAAACATTAGCACCCAACGAACAATTATTAGAAGCACATTTAGACAAGAAAAACCGCGGTGGAAAAGTAGCAACTGTTATTAAAGGTTTTGTTGGATCTGCCGATGATTTAAAGGTTTTAGCTAAAGAATTAAAAAACTTGTGTGGTGTGGGTGGAAGTGCAAAAGATGGTGAAATTATTATTCAAGGAAATTTTCGGGATAAAATAATGGATTATCTTAAAAATGAGGGATATAAAGTAAAAAGAGTGGGAGGTTGA
- a CDS encoding PH domain-containing protein gives MFQNNTISINEIPTYQEVETQPLHHNYRKIVWLNSLIILFLGAAGATALFFIFEEVEKWYFISGILFICLLLAIFPLISYKKKRYAFRQHDVIFKKGLIVKSIHISPYIRLQHVVIKQGWYAKKLGLATLALYTAANNFSDISIPGLTLEEAERWKSFLMNRMEDLNNESENEL, from the coding sequence ATGTTTCAAAACAATACCATTTCAATAAACGAAATACCCACATATCAAGAGGTGGAAACACAGCCATTGCATCACAATTACAGAAAAATAGTATGGCTAAATTCCTTGATTATTTTGTTTTTAGGCGCGGCTGGTGCTACAGCTCTTTTTTTTATTTTTGAGGAAGTAGAAAAGTGGTATTTTATTAGTGGAATCCTATTTATCTGTTTGCTTTTGGCTATATTTCCCTTAATTTCCTACAAAAAGAAACGATATGCCTTTCGCCAGCACGATGTCATTTTTAAAAAAGGTTTAATTGTTAAAAGCATCCACATTTCGCCATATATTCGTTTGCAACACGTGGTAATCAAACAAGGATGGTATGCAAAAAAATTAGGTTTGGCAACATTGGCTTTATATACCGCTGCAAACAATTTTTCAGATATATCTATTCCTGGGCTCACATTGGAAGAAGCTGAACGTTGGAAAAGTTTTTTAATGAATCGAATGGAAGATTTAAACAATGAGTCAGAAAACGAACTATAA
- a CDS encoding META domain-containing protein, whose translation MKRIIFLAIVLMFNLGIMSCVCSQNKFDSQKATSEQIKNTLNNTSWVLKRLDVQNRDFVPTDEQKELVLSFNDNYYSSSDGCNGQGGEFNITDNKVSFDKGMSTMRYCGDEMKHLIYSVPFGSVKSIQIKKDELQLLDAEKKVIATYLKKNV comes from the coding sequence ATGAAAAGAATCATATTTTTAGCAATCGTTTTAATGTTTAATTTAGGAATTATGTCGTGTGTATGTTCTCAAAATAAGTTCGATTCGCAGAAAGCAACATCGGAACAAATAAAAAATACATTAAACAATACTTCTTGGGTTTTGAAGCGATTAGATGTTCAAAATCGTGATTTTGTTCCAACCGATGAGCAAAAAGAATTGGTGTTGTCTTTTAATGACAACTACTACAGCTCTAGCGACGGCTGTAATGGACAAGGTGGCGAATTTAATATCACAGACAATAAAGTGAGCTTTGATAAAGGCATGTCAACCATGCGTTATTGCGGTGATGAAATGAAACATTTAATATACAGCGTACCTTTTGGAAGTGTAAAATCGATCCAAATTAAAAAAGACGAATTACAATTGTTAGATGCCGAAAAAAAGGTGATTGCTACTTATCTGAAGAAAAACGTATAA
- a CDS encoding transglutaminase domain-containing protein gives MKIANIKLLRTLNKLSLPKPWDTIIILLLTILTLIPVFIILHQNLIDPEWPIHLDRILLFVVITAVVTYVLHYIKRFLFFAIITYLLVLLFGTLSTGYGFKSVFEDYRSMIYAMSDNPNPQDIIVSKLLPFPNKSKIIKAIEYDNPKVRNFAVGATAKHFRNIKGYKEYRQIIQCFAIFKEIQDKWNYVNDPKNREYIATASESLQHFSGDCDDHSILMAASIRAIGGTPRLIHTKEHMYPEMLIGTKADLENIVYLIKEVLFVKESKGKTIHYHIDERGQVWLNLDYTAKYPGGPFMSEEILGELTLN, from the coding sequence ATGAAAATAGCCAACATCAAATTATTGCGTACTCTAAATAAGCTTAGCCTACCTAAGCCTTGGGATACTATTATAATTTTATTGTTGACTATTTTAACTTTAATACCGGTTTTCATTATTCTGCATCAAAATTTAATCGATCCAGAATGGCCCATACACTTAGACCGCATTTTATTATTCGTAGTAATTACAGCAGTTGTAACGTATGTTTTGCATTACATTAAACGTTTTTTGTTCTTTGCGATAATTACCTATTTACTGGTACTTTTATTTGGCACTTTATCGACAGGTTACGGTTTTAAATCGGTTTTCGAAGATTACCGTTCCATGATTTATGCCATGAGCGACAACCCCAATCCACAAGACATTATTGTATCAAAACTGTTGCCTTTTCCCAACAAATCAAAAATTATTAAGGCAATAGAATACGATAATCCCAAAGTGCGCAACTTTGCAGTGGGTGCAACTGCTAAACATTTTAGAAATATCAAAGGATACAAAGAATACCGACAAATTATTCAATGTTTTGCCATTTTTAAAGAAATTCAAGACAAATGGAACTATGTAAACGATCCTAAAAACCGGGAATATATTGCCACTGCTTCTGAATCATTACAGCATTTTTCGGGCGATTGCGACGATCACTCTATTTTAATGGCGGCATCTATACGGGCAATTGGTGGAACTCCGCGATTAATACACACAAAAGAACACATGTATCCCGAAATGCTTATTGGAACAAAAGCCGATTTAGAAAACATTGTGTATTTAATTAAAGAAGTTCTGTTTGTAAAAGAATCAAAAGGAAAAACGATACATTACCATATAGATGAACGCGGGCAAGTGTGGTTAAATTTAGATTATACCGCAAAATATCCAGGCGGACCTTTTATGAGTGAAGAAATTTTAGGAGAATTAACCTTGAACTAA
- a CDS encoding ABC transporter ATP-binding protein yields MTSHQQRVQEAVHFFVNKDTFLGFRKLLDCAMDTQNMHIYQDAIALTDWKEKNPKEIEAFSAKAKELLEKIAQIHVEPHTANELVLEANDLTKSYGSQKFSLGPVSLTLTKGQVFGLVGENGNGKTTLLRILAKEIAPTNGTLRYQFSTKIQSDYDLRTKLIYIPQRTDKWYGSLLDNLRFVLANYGERPEEIETRVLLMVARLGLWNYKHLKWSELSSGYKMRFELARTLLRKPEILLLDEPLANLDVLAQQIILEDLKAICNSVNNPIALILSSQQLFEVEKISDKVIFLKNGQYNPLATAENDSEKPLIMEIDTSASREELLSIFENFALTKLTFNGGVYTAYFNAETLFSNAIVALGAANIQLTYIRDISASTRRFFVN; encoded by the coding sequence ATGACTAGTCACCAACAACGTGTACAAGAGGCAGTACACTTTTTTGTCAATAAAGACACTTTCTTAGGCTTTAGAAAATTGTTAGATTGTGCGATGGATACGCAAAACATGCATATTTATCAAGATGCAATTGCGCTCACTGATTGGAAAGAGAAAAACCCAAAGGAAATCGAAGCTTTTAGTGCTAAAGCAAAAGAATTACTAGAAAAAATAGCGCAAATTCATGTGGAACCCCATACAGCAAACGAATTGGTGTTAGAAGCTAATGACCTTACGAAAAGCTATGGTTCACAGAAATTTTCTTTGGGTCCGGTTTCGTTAACCCTTACAAAAGGTCAGGTATTTGGCTTAGTGGGTGAAAACGGAAACGGAAAAACCACTCTTTTGCGCATTTTGGCGAAAGAAATTGCTCCTACAAACGGAACATTGCGCTATCAATTCAGCACCAAAATTCAGAGCGATTACGACTTGCGGACTAAATTGATTTACATTCCACAACGAACCGATAAATGGTATGGCAGCTTGCTGGACAACTTGCGCTTCGTGTTGGCTAATTACGGCGAGCGTCCCGAGGAAATTGAAACCCGGGTTTTATTGATGGTTGCTCGTTTAGGCTTGTGGAATTACAAACACTTAAAGTGGAGCGAACTTTCATCGGGCTATAAAATGCGTTTTGAATTGGCTCGTACTTTATTGAGAAAACCCGAAATTTTGTTATTAGACGAACCTTTGGCAAATCTTGATGTGTTGGCGCAACAAATTATTTTGGAAGATCTAAAAGCAATTTGTAATTCGGTAAATAACCCCATTGCATTAATTCTAAGTTCTCAACAATTGTTCGAGGTTGAAAAAATTTCTGATAAAGTAATTTTCCTTAAAAACGGACAATACAATCCATTGGCAACTGCTGAAAACGACTCCGAAAAACCATTAATCATGGAAATTGACACTTCGGCCAGTCGTGAAGAGTTACTATCTATTTTTGAAAATTTTGCTTTAACAAAACTTACTTTTAACGGTGGAGTTTATACTGCATACTTCAACGCAGAAACACTATTTTCAAACGCAATCGTGGCATTGGGCGCAGCTAACATTCAACTTACATATATCCGTGATATATCGGCATCAACCCGCAGATTTTTTGTAAACTAA
- a CDS encoding DUF423 domain-containing protein has product MTNIFITTGAVFGALGIIFGAFGAHALKKIFNKEQLNNFETGVKYQMYHAILLIIVGFNLNYITKLQTLLYYSLTFGIVLFSFSIYALCISSAWNKKVKILGPITPIGGLMLLTAWVLLILNSIN; this is encoded by the coding sequence ATGACCAATATATTTATAACAACCGGTGCTGTTTTTGGCGCTTTAGGAATTATTTTCGGAGCCTTTGGTGCACATGCTTTAAAAAAGATTTTTAACAAGGAGCAACTAAATAACTTTGAAACAGGTGTGAAATATCAAATGTATCATGCTATTTTGTTAATAATTGTAGGTTTCAACCTTAATTATATCACAAAATTGCAAACCTTGTTATACTATTCATTAACTTTCGGAATTGTTTTATTTAGTTTTAGTATTTATGCACTTTGCATAAGCAGTGCATGGAATAAAAAAGTTAAAATACTTGGACCCATTACGCCGATTGGAGGATTAATGCTACTAACAGCTTGGGTTTTGCTAATTTTAAACTCTATAAATTAA
- a CDS encoding MATE family efflux transporter, with the protein MTLKKYTQEFGYNFKLAYPIILAMLGHTIVGIIDNIMVGKIGATQLAAASLANSFVFIALSIGVGFSSAITPLVAAADTENDTAKGRSVFINGVFLCTVLGLILFALLYFFKPFIDLMNQPDDVAQMSKPFLDIVALSLVPLVIFQGFKQFADGKSQTKYSMYATIIANIINVLFNYLLIYGVWIFPEMGMMGAAYGTLISRVVMLVYFVYIMYKLPAFKIYLEKIAFKEINLKMSKYISAIGIPSSMQSLFEVALFTGAVWLSGMLGTSSQAANQIALSMASMTFMFASGLSVAAMIRVGNQKGLKDYVKMETVAKSIMLMTLILYSGFALFFVLFHNYIPLLFLDNTDISQAITNQEVIDIAGKLLLIAAIFQISDGIQVTALGALRGLQDVNLPMIITFISYWVIGFPLCVYLGLYTPLQAEGIWYGLLAGLTVAAIFSYLRFHFMSKRYINNNIKI; encoded by the coding sequence ATGACGCTTAAAAAGTACACACAAGAATTTGGCTATAACTTTAAATTGGCTTACCCAATAATTTTGGCGATGCTTGGCCACACCATTGTTGGAATTATAGACAATATTATGGTTGGGAAAATTGGCGCTACTCAACTGGCAGCTGCTTCGCTTGCAAATAGTTTTGTGTTTATTGCTTTATCAATTGGCGTGGGATTTTCTTCTGCAATCACGCCATTGGTTGCTGCAGCCGACACTGAAAATGACACCGCTAAAGGTAGATCTGTTTTTATAAACGGAGTGTTTCTATGCACCGTTTTAGGATTGATTTTGTTTGCACTTTTGTATTTCTTTAAGCCTTTTATTGATTTGATGAATCAGCCAGACGATGTAGCACAAATGTCTAAACCATTTTTAGATATCGTTGCGTTATCACTAGTTCCTTTGGTAATTTTTCAAGGTTTTAAACAATTTGCCGATGGAAAATCGCAAACCAAATATTCTATGTATGCCACAATTATAGCCAATATCATAAATGTGCTTTTTAATTATCTATTGATATATGGTGTGTGGATTTTCCCCGAAATGGGTATGATGGGTGCTGCTTACGGCACTTTAATTTCGCGCGTTGTAATGCTTGTTTACTTTGTATATATCATGTACAAATTACCTGCTTTTAAAATTTATTTAGAAAAAATAGCGTTCAAAGAAATCAACCTAAAAATGAGCAAATACATTAGTGCAATTGGTATTCCATCATCGATGCAATCATTGTTTGAAGTGGCTTTGTTCACAGGTGCTGTTTGGCTTTCGGGAATGTTGGGAACTTCTTCACAAGCAGCCAATCAAATTGCTTTGTCTATGGCTTCAATGACTTTTATGTTTGCTTCGGGGTTGAGCGTTGCAGCCATGATACGTGTGGGCAATCAAAAAGGTTTGAAAGATTATGTGAAAATGGAAACCGTTGCCAAATCAATTATGTTAATGACCTTGATTCTTTATTCAGGCTTTGCATTGTTTTTTGTGTTATTTCACAACTATATTCCCTTGCTTTTTTTAGATAATACCGATATAAGCCAAGCAATTACAAACCAAGAAGTAATCGATATTGCTGGAAAATTATTACTGATTGCCGCGATTTTTCAAATATCAGATGGTATTCAGGTAACCGCATTGGGCGCTTTAAGAGGTTTGCAAGACGTGAATTTACCCATGATTATTACTTTTATATCCTATTGGGTAATTGGTTTTCCGCTGTGTGTTTATTTAGGGCTATACACCCCTTTACAAGCAGAAGGTATTTGGTATGGATTGTTGGCAGGATTAACTGTGGCTGCAATTTTTTCGTATCTTCGCTTCCATTTCATGTCAAAAAGATATATTAACAATAACATAAAAATTTAA
- a CDS encoding TlpA disulfide reductase family protein codes for MKKLFALAFTAAALVSCNKDGYTIKGEVKGLEDGTKVYINKQDENGFTKIDSTEIKGGVFEYKSEKTPETDLYFIELGKTQEFMFPFVVENGDIKFTFDKAKPEDARVKGTKNNDLLASYNEEAYKIQTEIMDFQKQNQAKFMEAQQKGDQATMKSLMDQMTKIQDKYVDQNKKFITTNKDSYISLLLLSQLAMSDALKSEEISKYFNDLDASVKETKKGKEFAENLKKMETNQKEMQAKQQKVAVGQKAPDFSATTPDGKTESLMANLGKATIIDFWASWCGPCRKENPNVVALYNKYKDKGLKIIGVSLDKEKEAWMKAIADDKLAWMHVSNLKFWEDPIAKEYAVESIPATFILDANGTIVAKDLRGAELEAKIAEILK; via the coding sequence ATGAAAAAATTATTTGCACTTGCTTTTACTGCAGCAGCTTTAGTTTCTTGTAATAAAGACGGATACACGATTAAAGGTGAAGTAAAAGGTTTGGAAGACGGAACAAAAGTTTATATTAATAAACAAGACGAAAACGGATTTACAAAGATTGATTCAACCGAAATTAAAGGTGGTGTTTTTGAATATAAAAGCGAAAAAACACCCGAAACCGATTTATATTTTATTGAGTTAGGAAAAACTCAAGAATTTATGTTTCCTTTTGTAGTTGAAAATGGAGACATTAAATTTACTTTTGATAAAGCAAAACCAGAAGATGCAAGAGTAAAAGGTACTAAAAATAACGATTTACTTGCATCATATAACGAAGAAGCTTACAAAATTCAGACTGAAATAATGGATTTTCAAAAGCAAAACCAAGCTAAATTCATGGAAGCGCAGCAAAAAGGCGATCAAGCAACTATGAAGTCTTTAATGGATCAAATGACGAAAATTCAAGACAAATATGTAGATCAAAACAAAAAATTCATCACTACCAATAAAGATTCTTATATTTCATTATTGTTGTTGTCGCAATTGGCAATGTCTGATGCATTAAAGTCAGAAGAAATCAGTAAATATTTCAACGATTTAGATGCATCGGTTAAAGAAACGAAAAAAGGGAAAGAGTTTGCCGAAAACTTGAAAAAGATGGAAACAAACCAAAAAGAAATGCAAGCAAAACAGCAAAAAGTAGCTGTTGGGCAAAAAGCACCAGACTTTTCTGCAACAACACCTGATGGTAAAACAGAATCGTTAATGGCCAATTTAGGTAAGGCAACAATCATTGATTTTTGGGCTTCATGGTGTGGACCTTGTCGTAAAGAAAATCCAAACGTGGTAGCACTTTACAACAAATATAAAGACAAAGGTTTAAAAATAATTGGTGTTTCATTAGACAAAGAAAAAGAAGCTTGGATGAAAGCAATTGCCGATGATAAATTAGCTTGGATGCATGTATCAAACTTAAAATTTTGGGAAGATCCAATTGCGAAAGAATATGCTGTTGAATCAATTCCTGCAACATTTATCTTAGATGCAAACGGAACAATCGTAGCAAAAGATTTAAGAGGAGCAGAATTGGAAGCAAAAATCGCAGAAATTTTAAAATAA
- a CDS encoding nucleoside phosphorylase: MQKIKDSELILNPDGSVYHLNLKPKNIANDIIFVGDQDRVSSITKYFDSIEFSTQKREFKTETGLYKGKRLTVISTGIGPDNIDIVLNELDALVNIDFRTKTVKPNLTSLNIIRVGTSGSLQADIPVDSLLMSAFAIGTDNMLRSYELQNIQNQSIEKAFVNHTNWDLSKGLPYVIAADNDLLKKFQPDRIFEGITITAPGFYGAQGRILRLPLQDAFLNDKIDSFAYEGLKATNLEMETAAIYGLSKLLGHKALSLNAIVANRKNGTFSADPYKTIDELIRFTLDRILA, translated from the coding sequence ATGCAAAAGATAAAAGATTCAGAACTTATTTTAAATCCGGATGGCAGTGTTTATCATTTGAATTTAAAACCCAAAAATATTGCCAATGATATTATTTTTGTTGGCGATCAAGATCGGGTATCATCTATAACAAAATATTTTGATTCGATTGAATTTTCTACGCAAAAACGCGAATTCAAAACCGAAACCGGACTGTATAAAGGCAAGCGGCTAACCGTGATTTCAACTGGAATTGGTCCTGATAATATCGATATTGTGCTGAACGAATTAGACGCTTTGGTGAATATCGACTTTAGAACAAAAACAGTAAAACCTAATTTAACCAGTTTAAATATTATTCGGGTTGGTACATCAGGTTCGTTGCAAGCAGATATTCCTGTTGATTCTTTGTTAATGTCGGCATTTGCTATTGGTACCGACAATATGTTGCGCAGTTATGAGCTACAAAATATTCAAAATCAATCCATAGAAAAAGCGTTTGTAAACCACACCAATTGGGATCTTTCTAAAGGGTTGCCTTATGTTATTGCTGCTGATAATGATTTATTGAAGAAGTTTCAACCTGATAGAATTTTTGAAGGAATTACCATAACAGCACCCGGATTTTATGGTGCACAAGGCAGAATTTTACGATTACCCCTGCAAGATGCATTTTTGAATGATAAAATAGATTCTTTTGCTTATGAAGGATTAAAAGCCACCAATTTAGAAATGGAAACCGCAGCAATTTACGGCTTATCGAAATTATTAGGGCACAAAGCACTTTCGTTAAATGCTATTGTTGCCAATCGTAAAAACGGAACTTTTAGCGCTGATCCGTACAAAACAATCGATGAATTGATACGTTTTACATTAGATCGAATACTCGCATAA